In Chloracidobacterium sp., one genomic interval encodes:
- a CDS encoding fatty acid desaturase: MKENIIEFEKPSDKRNWDTIIFVALFHILALVSLTMLNWASVAAVLITWWISGSWGIGIGYHRLLTHRGFVTSKWLTRVLATCGALALQSGPISWVTTHRLHHAFTDTDRDPHSPRKGAYWAHMGWIFRGTGQAHPKAVEEKYSPDLLRDPYLVWIEKYFYLPTVVAAVAAHFIGGIPMVLAAVFLRTVIGWHCTWMVNSVTHIFGSRRFETDEDSRNNALVAALTFGEGWHNNHHAHPRSAKHGLVAREIDVNWIQIRLLEKLGLVSDVYALDLNTEKARRTMKKAA; the protein is encoded by the coding sequence ATGAAAGAAAATATAATTGAATTTGAAAAGCCGTCAGACAAACGGAACTGGGATACGATCATCTTTGTGGCTCTGTTCCACATTCTCGCGCTCGTAAGCCTGACGATGTTGAATTGGGCATCAGTGGCCGCGGTCCTCATTACATGGTGGATATCGGGCAGTTGGGGCATCGGCATCGGCTATCATCGGCTGCTTACGCATCGCGGCTTTGTTACGTCGAAATGGCTGACTCGCGTCCTTGCGACCTGCGGGGCATTGGCATTGCAGTCAGGGCCTATATCGTGGGTTACGACGCACCGCCTGCATCACGCATTCACGGATACTGACCGTGATCCGCACAGCCCGCGAAAAGGCGCATATTGGGCACACATGGGCTGGATCTTTCGCGGAACCGGACAGGCACACCCGAAAGCGGTCGAAGAGAAATATTCGCCCGACCTTCTTCGTGACCCTTATCTCGTCTGGATCGAGAAATACTTCTATCTGCCGACCGTCGTCGCAGCTGTTGCCGCCCATTTCATCGGCGGCATACCGATGGTGCTTGCCGCGGTCTTTCTGCGGACGGTGATCGGCTGGCACTGCACATGGATGGTCAATTCCGTTACACACATCTTTGGCAGCCGCCGCTTTGAGACGGACGAAGACTCACGCAACAACGCTCTCGTTGCGGCACTTACGTTCGGCGAAGGCTGGCATAACAATCACCACGCGCATCCGCGTTCGGCAAAGCACGGCCTTGTCGCACGCGAGATCGACGTTAATTGGATCCAGATACGGCTGCTCGAAAAGCTAGGCCTTGTAAGCGATGTTTACGCTCTCGACCTCAATACCGAGAAAGCGCGGCGTACGATGAAAAAAGCGGCGTAA
- a CDS encoding lysophospholipid acyltransferase family protein — translation MAKKSKFQIIAEYLALRVVFGGIAILPRRAAHAAGVALGSLAYRLLKKQRSRGIRNLEIAFPEMSAAERERVIHGTFRTFGRMFSVLAKVRSMTAANIGKYVDTDPSILLNPSRGTIVISPHLGSPDLMVIALYYSTRRPMALVAREMDNPLIDRYLTEGREWCGHKVVTKRNIGRIVPKLLSDNGAVAMLPDVNSSLERGVFVPFFGIPACTPTGTATLALRSNAVILPVWCVWDRKTAKYRVAAGKPIEPIRTGDHKQDIIETTAAYNLELEKLIRTYPDRYLWTHRRWKTRPPGEPELY, via the coding sequence ATGGCAAAGAAATCGAAGTTCCAGATCATTGCAGAATACCTCGCCCTTCGGGTGGTATTCGGCGGCATCGCCATTTTGCCGCGTCGCGCGGCGCATGCCGCCGGTGTCGCTCTCGGCAGCCTCGCCTATCGCCTCCTGAAAAAGCAGCGGAGCCGCGGGATCCGCAACCTTGAGATAGCATTTCCGGAAATGAGTGCGGCCGAGCGTGAACGCGTGATACACGGCACATTTCGCACGTTCGGCCGTATGTTCAGCGTGCTTGCGAAAGTACGGTCTATGACTGCGGCCAATATCGGGAAATATGTCGATACAGACCCGTCGATATTGCTCAACCCGTCACGCGGTACCATTGTGATAAGTCCGCACTTGGGCAGTCCCGACCTAATGGTGATCGCGTTGTATTACTCGACACGTCGGCCGATGGCGCTCGTTGCCCGCGAAATGGATAATCCCCTGATCGACCGTTACTTGACGGAAGGTCGTGAATGGTGCGGCCACAAGGTCGTTACAAAACGCAATATCGGAAGGATCGTGCCAAAACTGCTTTCCGACAACGGCGCCGTTGCAATGCTGCCGGATGTCAATTCCTCATTAGAACGCGGCGTTTTCGTACCGTTCTTCGGGATACCGGCGTGTACGCCCACCGGCACGGCGACGCTCGCGCTGCGCAGCAACGCGGTGATCCTGCCTGTTTGGTGTGTTTGGGATCGCAAGACCGCAAAATATCGCGTGGCGGCCGGCAAACCGATCGAGCCGATCCGCACCGGCGACCATAAGCAGGATATCATCGAGACAACTGCCGCCTACAACCTTGAGCTTGAGAAATTGATACGTACCTATCCTGACCGATATCTTTGGACGCATCGCCGTTGGAAGACCAGGCCGCCCGGCGAACCCGAACTTTACTGA
- a CDS encoding HAMP domain-containing histidine kinase, whose amino-acid sequence MRRRKAAIFFLALGISLSAVAVALNIGWILLNLRELAILIVGVVLFALVITGLILNTIFLVREIRRNEQHDAFLNAVTHELKTPIASIKLYLETLKRRDLDEAKRQEFYGIMLADNERLLSTVEQILQASRTREKGRPMNLAEVDLGDLLSETVEIVQKRHHLASDVFRLSLPNEKVKVLSDRAEMQTVFANLLDNAVKYSPDVPRVSVKLRAAGKNAEVYVRDNGVGVARGEQRRIFKRFYRVPGASTANVKGTGLGLAIVRAIVEKHGGRVSAQSKGEGRGTTVLVSFPQI is encoded by the coding sequence ATGCGGCGGCGCAAAGCAGCTATATTCTTTCTCGCACTCGGCATCAGCCTTTCGGCTGTGGCCGTGGCGCTCAACATCGGCTGGATACTGCTGAATCTGCGTGAGCTTGCGATACTGATCGTCGGGGTTGTCCTGTTCGCATTGGTGATCACGGGCCTCATCCTGAACACCATCTTTCTGGTACGCGAGATCCGCCGCAATGAGCAGCACGATGCGTTTCTCAATGCCGTTACTCACGAGCTGAAGACGCCTATCGCCTCGATAAAGCTGTATCTTGAAACGCTGAAACGGCGCGACCTTGATGAGGCAAAGCGCCAAGAGTTCTACGGCATCATGCTTGCCGACAACGAACGCCTGCTCAGCACTGTCGAACAGATCTTGCAGGCGAGCCGTACTCGTGAGAAGGGCAGGCCGATGAATCTCGCCGAGGTCGATCTCGGTGATCTGCTGAGTGAGACCGTCGAGATCGTGCAAAAGCGGCATCATCTTGCGTCTGATGTCTTTCGGCTGTCGCTTCCGAATGAGAAGGTCAAAGTGCTGTCCGACAGGGCCGAGATGCAGACCGTTTTTGCCAACTTGCTTGACAATGCGGTTAAGTATTCGCCCGATGTTCCGCGGGTCTCGGTTAAACTGCGTGCCGCGGGTAAGAATGCCGAGGTCTATGTGCGCGATAACGGCGTCGGTGTCGCACGCGGCGAGCAGCGGCGGATATTCAAGCGTTTCTACCGTGTGCCCGGCGCTTCCACCGCGAATGTGAAAGGAACCGGTCTCGGGCTTGCGATCGTAAGGGCGATCGTCGAAAAGCACGGCGGCCGCGTTTCGGCGCAAAGCAAAGGCGAAGGC